The following are encoded together in the Vigna angularis cultivar LongXiaoDou No.4 chromosome 9, ASM1680809v1, whole genome shotgun sequence genome:
- the LOC108346622 gene encoding uncharacterized protein LOC108346622: protein MDRKRPRKLDLNAPLLSTRRLGCSVVGDSSCSSYSVCAIQNTSERVPFSWEKAPGKPKVTERNCSTQDGGTPRLRLPPSHWLLSRKASETDVDDANDAFHDQGDGSCVGNDNRDDIFSDAMDVFSLSEALDYVQKKSENVHNEKNEGLRLKLAECNGYQSPTYMINRFLPDATALAASSALHFSRNFEDKDCDTCGSYPECYMRHSYASSPKGCGFEFLFPWRLKHKLCAIERPVLPCSSNLHKHQRSSKQKKPGSSTYIPCTNVKEDI, encoded by the coding sequence ATGGATAGAAAACGTCCAAGAAAGTTAGACTTAAACGCACCCCTTTTGTCAACAAGGCGTCTTGGTTGTTCAGTTGTTGGAGATTCATCTTGCTCATCATATTCAGTATGTGCAATCCAAAATACAAGTGAAAGAGTTCCATTTTCATGGGAGAAAGCACCAGGTAAGCCAAAAGTGACCGAGAGGAATTGCAGCACTCAAGATGGTGGCACGCCACGCCTAAGACTACCCCCTAGTCATTGGCTTCTTTCAAGAAAAGCATCTGAAACTGATGTTGATGATGCTAACGATGCATTTCATGATCAAGGAGATGGTAGTTGTGTAGGAAATGACAACAGGGATGATATTTTCTCAGATGCTATGGATGTTTTTTCTCTATCAGAGGCATTAGATTATGTGCAAAAGAAATCAGAGAATGttcataatgaaaaaaatgaagggTTGAGGTTAAAGCTTGCAGAGTGTAATGGATACCAATCTCCAACCTACATGATCAATCGCTTTCTTCCTGATGCAACTGCTTTGGCTGCATCATCTGCTTTACATTTTTCTAGGAACTTTGAAGACAAAGATTGTGATACTTGTGGAAGTTATCCAGAGTGTTATATGAGGCATTCGTATGCTTCTTCTCCAAAGGGTTGTGGGTTTGAATTTCTGTTCCCATGGCGTTTGAAGCATAAGCTTTGTGCTATTGAAAGACCTGTGTTGCCATGCTCCAGTAATTTGCACAAACATCAACGTAGCTCAAAACAGAAGAAGCCTGGTTCATCAACTTATATTCCTTGTACAAACGTGAAAGAAGATATTTGA
- the LOC108346362 gene encoding putative disease resistance RPP13-like protein 1, translating into MALAVVGGALLSAFLDVLFDRLASPELVSLIRGKKHDKLLQKVENQLIVLRVVLADAENRQITDSNVKKWLDVLRDIVYEVDDLLDEVSTKAATQKEVSNSFSHIFNRKRIVSINKLEDIAERLDDILKQKESLNLKEIPVESNQPWKDQPTSLEDRYGMYGRDKDKEAIMKMVLEDNTDGEEVSVIPIVGMGGVGKTTLARSVYNDGKLKQIFDLKTWVCVSDIFDTVKVTKTMVEEITKRPCNLNDLNLLQLELMDKLKGKRFFIVLDDVWIEDFDSWNSLTKPFLSGIRGSKVLVTTRNESVAAVVPFNVVKVYHLNQLSNEDCWLVFANHAFPLSEDSENRGTLEKIGKEIVKKCNGLPLAAQSLGGMLRRKHALRDWINVLESDIWKLPESQCKIIPALRISYNHLPPHLKRCFVYCSLYPKDYEFRKDELILLWMAEDLLKAPRKEKTLEEVGEEYFDDLVSRSFFQCSTLRPSSNYFIMHDLMHDLATFLGGEFYFRANELGKETKIHRKTRHLSFARFSDPVSDIEVFETAKFPRTFLQIHDEDSPFNNEKAPRIIVSTLKYLRVLKFGDYQSKLVLPDSIGELIHLRYLNLNVTSIAMLPESLCNVYNLQTLKLESCFNLTELPRNIQNLVNLRHLRIFNTPIKEMPKRMGKLNQLHDLDCYVVGEHKENSIKELGGLPNLHGSFSIEKLENITKGEEALEARIMDKKHITHLSLIWSEGNDDIIDFQIELDVLGKLQPHQDLKLLKIIGYRGTRFPEWVGNFSYKNITSLYLHRCNNCCMLPSLGQLPSLSDLVISNMNSVKAIDAGFYKKDDCSSVTPFPSLEYLHIYDMPCWEMWNAFDSEAFPVLENLYIERCPKLRGGLPDHLPALETLIIKNCELLVSSVPMAPTLQRLTIGNSNKVAFREFPLLVKDLRIEGRTMVEFMMEAITNIQPTCLQSLSLKDCSTAISFPGDRLPASLKSLYISGLNKLKFPVQHKHELLESLTIINSCGSLKSLPLINFPNLIILEIKDCENMESLLVLESESLKSLNYFAIERCPNFVSFPGEGLCMPNLTCLIVYDCDKLKSLPNQMETVFPKMEYLHICNCQQIESFPGGGMPPNLRTVDIKNCVKLLSNQAWVCMNMVTSLEVCGPCDGIKSFPNESLLPPSLVSLHLRYLSSLETLDCKGLLHLTSLQELNIERCQRLENIAGEKLPLSLIKLKIYKCPLLKQLCHKKDRQIWPKICHVRGINIDHRWV; encoded by the coding sequence ATGGCATTAGCCGTGGTAGGTGGTGCTCTTCTCTCTGCTTTCCTCGACGTTCTTTTTGACAGGCTAGCTTCCCCTGAGCTTGTCAGCCTGATCCGTGGAAAGAAGCATGACAAGTTGCTTCAAAAGGTGGAGAACCAGCTGATAGTCCTTAGAGTTGTGCTTGCTGATGCTGAGAATCGACAAATCACAGACTCCAATGTCAAAAAATGGCTCGATGTTCTCAGAGATATTGTCTATGAGGTTGATGACTTACTTGACGAAGTTTCTACCAAAGCTGCTACTCAAAAGGAGGTAAGCAATTCCTTTTCTCACATTTTCAATAGGAAAAGGATTGTTAGTATTAATAAATTGGAAGACATAGCTGAAAGATTAGAtgacattttaaaacaaaaggaGAGTCTTAATTTGAAGGAGATTCCAGTGGAAAGCAACCAGCCATGGAAAGATCAGCCTACATCTTTGGAAGACAGATATGGTATGTACGGCAGGGATAAAGACAAGGAGGCCATAATGAAGATGGTATTGGAGGATAACACTGATGGTGAAGAAGTGTCCGTGATCCCTATTGTAGGCATGGGTGGGGTTGGGAAAACCACTTTGGCCCGATCTGTGTACAACGATGGAAAATTGAAGCAGATATTTGATTTAAAGACATGGGTTTGTGTTTCTGATATATTTGATACTGTGAAGGTCACAAAAACTATGGTAGAGGAAATTACCAAGAGGCCTTGTAATTTGAATGATCTAAATCTACTTCAACTTGAATTGATGGACAAGCTGAAAGGTAAAAGATTCTTCATTGTTTTGGATGATGTTTGGATTGAGGACTTTGATAGTTGGAATAGTCTTACAAAACCATTTTTAAGTGGGATTAGGGGAAGTAAAGTTCTCGTGACAACCCGCAACGAAAGTGTAGCGGCTGTAGTCCCTTttaatgttgttaaagtatATCATCTAAACCAATTGTCGAATGAAGATTGTTGGTTGGTGTTTGCAAATCATGCATTTCCTCTCTCAGAAGATAGTGAAAATAGAGGAACTCTAGAAAAGATTGGAAAGGAGATTGTTAAAAAGTGTAATGGGTTGCCTTTGGCTGCACAGTCACTTGGAGGAATGTTGAGAAGAAAGCACGCTCTTAGGGATTGGATTAATGTACTTGAAAGTGACATTTGGAAACTTCCTGAAAGTCAGTGTAAAATTATTCCAGCACTCAGAATAAGTTATAATCATCTCCCTCCACATTTAAAACGGTGTTTTGTATATTGCTCACTGTACCCCAAGGATTACGAATTTCGAAAGGACGAACTGATCCTGCTGTGGATGGCCGAAGATCTTTTAAAAgcaccaagaaaagaaaagacttTAGAAGAAGTTGGTGAGGAGtattttgatgatttggttTCAAGATCCTTTTTTCAATGTTCAACTCTTCGGCCTTCgagtaattattttataatgcaTGACCTCATGCATGATCTAGCAACATTCCTTGGCGGGGAATTCTATTTCAGAGCAAATGAACTTGGAAAAGAAACCAAAATTCATAGAAAGACTCGTCATTTGTCCTTTGCAAGATTCAGTGATCCAGTCTCCGATATTGAAGTTTTTGAGACAGCCAAATTTCCAAGAACTTTCCTGCAGATCCATGATGAAGATTCTCCATTCAACAACGAAAAGGCACCACGTATTATAGTGTCGACGCTTAAGTACTTGAGAGTTTTAAAATTTGGTGACTACCAAAGTAAGCTTGTTCTGCCTGATTCAATCGGTGAATTGATCCATTTGCGTTACTTAAATCTCAATGTTACATCTATAGCAATGCTGCCAGAGTCATTGTGTAATGTGTACAATCTACAAACTTTGAAGTTGGAATCTTGCTTTAATCTGACTGAGTTACCTAGAAACATTCAAAATCTTGTAAACTTACGTCATCTTCGAATTTTTAATACTCCCATAAAAGAAATGCCTAAAAGAATGGGgaaattaaatcaattacatGACTTGGATTGTTATGTTGTGGGCGAGCATAAAGAGAATAGCATCAAAGAACTGGGAGGACTTCCAAATCTCCATGGTTCGTTTTCTATTGAGAAATTAGAGAATATTACCAAAGGTGAAGAAGCACTAGAGGCCAGGATAATGGATAAGAAGCACATTACACATTTATCTTTGATATGGTCTGAAGGTAACGATGATATCATCGACTTCCAAATTGAATTAGATGTACTCGGCAAGTTACAACCTCACCAAGATCTGAAATTGCTGAAAATAATCGGTTATAGGGGAACAAGATTTCCAGAATGGGTGGgaaatttttcttataaaaatataactagtCTGTATTTACATCGTTGTAACAACTGTTGCATGCTTCCTTCACTTGGGCAACTACCGTCTCTCAGTGACCTTGTTATTTCAAACATGAATTCGGTAAAGGCTATTGATGCAGGCTTTTATAAGAAGGATGATTGTTCATCTGTGACGCCCTTTCCATCCCTTGAATATTTACACATTTACGATATGCCTTGTTGGGAGATGTGGAATGCTTTTGATTCAGAAGCTTTTCCTGTGCTCGAAAATCTGTATATAGAAAGGTGCCCCAAACTAAGGGGAGGTTTGCCAGATCATCTTCCTGCTTTGGAAACACTCATCATTAAAAATTGTGAGCTTCTGGTCTCTTCTGTCCCAATGGCTCCCACCCTTCAAAGGTTAACCATAGGTAATAGCAACAAAGTAGCTTTTCGTGAGTTTCCTCTTTTGGTAAAAGATTTAAGGATAGAAGGAAGGACAATGGTAGAGTTCATGATGGAGGCCATCACTAACATCCAACCTACCTGCCTCCAATCTTTAAGTTTGAAGGATTGTTCCACAGCCATATCGTTTCCAGGTGATCGTCTTCCTGCATCGCTGAAAAGTCTGTATATCAGTGGTTTAAACAAGCTGAAATTTCCGGTGCAACACAAACACGAATTACTGGAGTCACTAACAATAATTAATAGTTGTGGTTCCCTGAAGTCTCTCCCACTGATTAACTTTCCAAATCTCATAATTCTTGAAATCAAAGACTGTGAAAATATGGAGTCACTTTTGGTCTTAGAGTCAGAGTCGTTGAAGAGTCTGAATTATTTTGCGATTGAACGTTGCCCCAACTTTGTATCATTCCCGGGAGAAGGATTGTGTATGCCCAATTTGACTTGTCTCATTGTTTATGATTGTGACAAGTTGAAGTCGTTACCCAATCAGATGGAAACTGTGTTCCCAAAGATGGAATATCTTCACATATGCAACTGTCAACAAATTGAGTCATTCCCTGGAGGAGGTATGCCACCTAACTTGAGAACagttgatataaaaaattgtgtgaAACTACTGAGCAACCAAGCATGGGTATGCATGAACATGGTTACCTCTCTCGAAGTGTGTGGTCCATGTGATGGCATCAAATCCTTCCCAAATGAGAGTTTGCTACCTCCCTCCCTTGTGTCTCTGCATCTACGATATTTGTCTAGTCTGGAAACGTTGGATTGCAAGGGCCTTCTCCATCTCACATCACTCCAAGAATTAAACATTGAAAGGTGTCAAAGGCTGGAGAATATTGCCGGAGAAAAGCTTCCTCTCTctctaataaaattaaagatatataaatgTCCCTTGTTGAAACAACTATGCCACAAAAAGGACCGTCAAATTTGGCCTAAAATCTGCCATGTCCGTGGGATAAACATTGACCATAGATGGGTTTAA